Proteins co-encoded in one Arthrobacter globiformis genomic window:
- the pheS gene encoding phenylalanine--tRNA ligase subunit alpha: MTETLPGAAVPNPLDETAINAAVDQAVAAIAGASTLDELKAVRLAHTGEKSPLSLANRGIGSLPKDQKAAAGKLMGSSRGRVNKALADRTAELEAENDARILVEETVDVTAAPRRRRAGARHPLSTLQDRVADIFVGMGWEIAEGPEVESEWFNFDALNFKPDHPAREMQDTFFVEPPEAHLLMRTHTSPVQVRSMLERELPIYVLCPGKVFRTDELDATHTPVFHQFEGLAIDKKLSMADLRGTLEHFARQMFGDEAQIRLRPNYFPFTEPSAELDIFHPGAKGGPRWIEWGGCGMVNPNVLRAAGIDPDVYSGFAFGMGIERTLMFRNEVGDMRDMIEGDVRFSEHFGMEI, encoded by the coding sequence ATGACTGAAACCTTGCCGGGCGCCGCCGTCCCGAACCCTCTGGATGAAACCGCCATCAACGCCGCCGTGGACCAGGCCGTCGCCGCCATTGCCGGTGCGTCCACGCTCGATGAACTTAAGGCAGTCCGTCTGGCCCACACCGGTGAGAAGTCGCCGCTCAGCCTGGCCAACCGTGGGATCGGAAGCCTGCCCAAGGACCAGAAAGCCGCCGCCGGCAAGCTGATGGGCTCATCGCGCGGACGTGTTAACAAGGCGCTCGCGGACCGCACCGCCGAACTCGAAGCGGAGAATGACGCCCGCATCCTGGTTGAGGAGACCGTTGATGTCACGGCAGCCCCGCGGCGCCGCCGCGCCGGAGCCCGCCATCCACTGTCCACGCTGCAGGACCGCGTTGCGGACATCTTCGTGGGCATGGGCTGGGAAATCGCCGAGGGCCCCGAGGTGGAATCCGAATGGTTTAACTTCGACGCACTGAACTTCAAGCCGGACCACCCGGCCCGCGAAATGCAGGACACGTTCTTCGTGGAGCCGCCCGAAGCCCACCTGCTGATGCGCACACACACCTCCCCGGTACAAGTCCGGTCCATGCTGGAGCGGGAGCTGCCCATCTACGTGCTGTGCCCGGGCAAGGTCTTCCGCACCGATGAGCTCGATGCCACCCACACCCCGGTTTTCCACCAGTTCGAGGGCCTGGCCATCGACAAGAAGCTCAGCATGGCTGACCTCCGCGGAACCCTGGAGCACTTCGCCCGCCAGATGTTCGGCGACGAAGCCCAGATCCGGCTGCGCCCCAACTACTTCCCGTTCACCGAGCCGTCCGCCGAGCTGGACATCTTCCACCCCGGCGCCAAGGGCGGGCCACGCTGGATCGAATGGGGCGGCTGCGGCATGGTCAACCCCAACGTCCTGCGGGCCGCCGGGATCGATCCGGACGTCTATTCAGGCTTTGCCTTC